The following proteins come from a genomic window of Deltaproteobacteria bacterium:
- a CDS encoding BamA/TamA family outer membrane protein: protein MRTLLHAVCCLAVAACTVTETPAPATAPAPEPALAYDVVLEGSPSKKVLELAGHTLLTYRLKADGAPSEHFLLRRAREDEARLVTILRSLGHHAASASARVEAAAGRPTVTFSIDAGPSFTLSEHVFLLEGDGTRKPPPLDARGLGSPVGGRALSAPIMDAERAAVEALRRQGFPYAAFVKRSGSADAQAATLTVASTIATGPACEYGRVVFAGLETVAEDYLLTYLPWEAGQPVDTEALAEYQRRLASTDLFKSVSVRIPETAPRDGEPSALPVHVTLEEGPRRRIASGLRYDTDTGPSARASFRHRNLLGANELLLLSAEGGRVEQSLGVELRKPQYRRPGQELRTSLNVEQKEEEAFEALTGTGFVGLSRRLDREWEVGAGAEVELGTVRDGGTEAETRLAAAPAFAAYDGTGDLLDPKRGARFRLDAVPHAGLFHKSGTVFLTLDATGSVYSRLDENARYVAAARGRGAMIVSEHLDSVPANRRLYAGGGESIRGYGRYAIGPLDADNKPVGGRLALEAEGELRVRFNDSLGAVGFVAGGAVSRNIDGHVFDGVLWAAGLGLRYFSAAGPIRVDVAVPLNPRAVDDDFHLYLSMGQAF, encoded by the coding sequence GGTCACGGAGACGCCCGCGCCGGCCACCGCGCCGGCGCCCGAACCGGCGCTAGCCTATGACGTCGTCCTCGAAGGATCGCCGTCGAAGAAAGTCCTGGAGCTTGCCGGCCACACGCTGCTGACCTACCGGCTCAAGGCCGACGGCGCCCCCAGCGAACACTTCCTCCTGCGCCGGGCGCGGGAGGACGAGGCCAGGCTGGTGACCATCCTGCGCTCACTCGGCCATCATGCGGCCTCGGCTTCGGCGCGCGTGGAGGCTGCGGCAGGCAGGCCAACCGTGACCTTTTCCATCGACGCCGGGCCGTCGTTCACCCTGTCGGAGCACGTTTTCCTGCTCGAAGGCGACGGCACGCGCAAGCCTCCCCCGCTGGATGCACGGGGGCTGGGCTCGCCGGTGGGCGGCCGAGCGCTGTCGGCTCCGATCATGGACGCGGAGCGGGCAGCCGTGGAAGCGCTCCGTCGCCAAGGGTTCCCCTACGCGGCCTTCGTCAAGCGATCCGGCTCCGCGGATGCGCAAGCGGCCACGCTGACGGTCGCCAGCACCATCGCCACGGGGCCGGCTTGCGAGTACGGGCGCGTTGTCTTCGCCGGCCTGGAGACGGTCGCGGAGGATTACCTCCTCACCTACTTGCCGTGGGAAGCCGGACAACCCGTCGACACCGAGGCGCTCGCGGAGTACCAGCGCCGCTTGGCGTCCACCGACCTCTTCAAGTCGGTGTCGGTGCGCATTCCGGAAACCGCGCCACGCGACGGGGAGCCATCCGCCTTGCCGGTACACGTGACCCTCGAAGAAGGACCGCGGCGGCGCATCGCCAGCGGTTTGCGCTACGACACCGACACCGGACCGTCCGCGCGCGCCAGCTTCCGCCACCGGAACCTTCTCGGGGCCAACGAACTCCTGCTCCTTTCCGCCGAGGGGGGGCGCGTGGAACAGAGCCTGGGAGTGGAACTGCGCAAGCCCCAGTACCGCCGTCCGGGCCAGGAGCTGCGCACAAGCCTGAACGTGGAGCAGAAGGAGGAAGAGGCCTTCGAGGCACTCACCGGCACCGGTTTCGTGGGACTGTCGCGGCGCCTGGACCGCGAGTGGGAGGTGGGCGCCGGCGCCGAGGTGGAGCTGGGCACGGTGCGCGACGGCGGCACCGAAGCGGAGACCCGGCTTGCTGCCGCGCCGGCCTTCGCGGCCTACGATGGTACCGGTGACCTGCTCGATCCCAAAAGAGGCGCCCGCTTCCGGCTGGATGCCGTGCCGCACGCGGGGCTCTTCCACAAGTCGGGAACCGTTTTTCTCACCCTCGACGCCACCGGGTCCGTCTACTCCCGCCTCGACGAGAACGCCCGCTACGTGGCGGCCGCACGCGGGCGCGGCGCCATGATTGTTTCCGAGCACCTCGACTCGGTACCGGCGAACCGGCGGCTCTATGCCGGTGGCGGCGAGTCGATCCGGGGCTACGGGCGCTACGCCATCGGCCCGCTCGACGCCGACAACAAGCCCGTGGGGGGGCGGCTGGCGCTGGAAGCCGAAGGCGAGCTGCGCGTGCGCTTCAACGACAGCCTCGGCGCCGTCGGGTTCGTCGCCGGGGGCGCGGTTTCCCGGAACATCGACGGCCATGTCTTCGACGGTGTCCTGTGGGCCGCCGGCCTCGGGCTCCGCTACTTCTCCGCCGCCGGACCGATTCGGGTGGATGTCGCCGTCCCTCTGAACCCGCGCGCCGTGGACGACGACTTCCATCTCTACCTTTCCATGGGACAGGCCTTCTGA
- a CDS encoding translocation/assembly module TamB domain-containing protein yields the protein MRRVVRIAVFLAVLLPLCGGVQAQVEFAAIRNKLIRLALDQISSPGSFEIQVRAIEDGDDGLTSLVGVEVSDGTGVWMEVERVGFAWEPQRLLDGELAIRRLEFFGVTVTRKPSANAELPRLKPQPPWRRGPFDWPRSPIALSLEGVRLQRVSIAEGVLPRSIRFDAEGRASDKDDLQEIVLRLRRTDAVEGRISLQLRRDFAAGTARLEAVAEEAAGGMVAALAGFPDDAPVRLQLNADGPPEDWRLSFDAAVEGAFDAKGRATVSHTGGEEVRVVVDSAQARFASESVRLGKPLHARVGIDGFEVAGFDLRLASGGNITGDLNGTAAGLHGGLTAQALSLAAMSRLAGTPVITGSLDLDAAFDTRPPKPHARLKARGRDLVFAGFDDGGVVDVDLDGEWNGARLVTRSEIRGSFDTPVRARLAMAAGADENGLPTFSRNAELEGSLAWNGRLERIWAMVPTTRHQLDGDVDIDVRVAGSPAKPRLSGHGSVTGGEYRSVDAGTVLTDLAIQAQLAGNDRIGLTATASDQDQGKLKAAGAIRLGHSVNVDLRIDDATLIRRDDITARLSGAATLDGTFEHLALRGDLRVNRAEYRLEDAPPPEVVALEGIRIEGAPEDRREDGPALLSLDLTVRSERGVFIRGRGVDSEWNTDLRVTGAPTAPVLTGTLQSVRGGLDLLGKPFDLTQGRIVFDGSPEPEPRIDVRLERTTDTHQGGLHLNGRATNPRIRFVSQSGLPEEEVLPRLLFGASRQSLTVAQAIQLSVALAQLFGEGTGFGLQERLRTAARLDDLQLSGTDADSVSVTVGKNLGDVFVGARQSLLGRRSSIVVELNLSDNLMVDSELTNERGSNIGVRWHMDF from the coding sequence ATGCGCCGCGTGGTGCGGATCGCCGTTTTCCTGGCCGTCCTCCTGCCGTTGTGCGGCGGCGTGCAGGCGCAGGTCGAGTTCGCCGCCATCCGCAACAAGCTCATCCGGCTTGCGCTCGACCAGATCAGCTCGCCCGGCTCGTTCGAGATCCAGGTGCGTGCCATCGAGGACGGCGACGACGGCCTGACCAGTCTGGTGGGCGTGGAGGTTTCGGACGGTACGGGCGTGTGGATGGAGGTCGAGCGAGTGGGCTTCGCCTGGGAGCCGCAACGGCTCCTCGACGGCGAGCTGGCCATCCGGCGCCTGGAGTTCTTCGGCGTCACCGTGACGCGCAAGCCGTCCGCGAACGCCGAGCTGCCGCGGTTGAAGCCGCAGCCACCATGGAGGCGCGGCCCGTTCGACTGGCCGCGATCGCCCATCGCCCTCTCCCTCGAAGGAGTCCGGCTGCAACGCGTTTCCATCGCCGAAGGCGTGCTGCCGCGGTCGATCCGCTTCGACGCGGAGGGACGCGCGTCCGACAAGGATGACCTCCAGGAGATCGTGCTGCGCCTGCGCCGCACCGACGCCGTCGAGGGGCGCATTTCCCTGCAACTCCGGCGCGACTTTGCCGCGGGCACGGCACGTCTCGAAGCCGTCGCCGAAGAGGCCGCCGGCGGCATGGTCGCGGCGCTGGCAGGCTTCCCGGATGACGCACCCGTCCGGCTCCAGCTCAACGCGGACGGGCCGCCCGAGGACTGGCGCCTCTCCTTCGACGCCGCGGTAGAGGGGGCATTCGACGCGAAAGGACGCGCCACGGTTTCACATACGGGCGGAGAGGAGGTTCGGGTGGTCGTGGATTCGGCCCAGGCCCGGTTCGCGTCCGAGAGCGTCCGTCTCGGGAAGCCGCTGCACGCGCGCGTCGGCATCGACGGCTTCGAAGTCGCCGGATTCGACCTGAGACTCGCGTCCGGCGGCAACATCACCGGAGACCTCAACGGGACGGCGGCGGGGCTGCACGGCGGCCTCACGGCGCAAGCCCTGTCCCTGGCCGCCATGAGCCGCCTGGCGGGCACGCCTGTCATCACCGGCTCCCTGGACCTGGACGCCGCATTCGACACGCGGCCGCCCAAGCCCCACGCGCGCCTCAAGGCCCGTGGCCGCGACCTCGTCTTCGCGGGGTTCGACGACGGCGGCGTGGTCGACGTGGATCTGGATGGGGAATGGAACGGCGCGCGGCTGGTGACACGGTCGGAGATCAGGGGAAGCTTCGACACACCGGTGCGCGCGCGCCTCGCCATGGCGGCCGGCGCGGACGAGAACGGTTTGCCCACCTTTTCCAGGAACGCGGAACTGGAGGGTTCCCTCGCCTGGAACGGGCGCCTCGAACGGATATGGGCGATGGTTCCGACAACACGGCACCAACTCGACGGCGACGTGGACATCGACGTCCGTGTGGCCGGTTCCCCGGCGAAGCCGCGGCTCTCGGGACACGGGAGCGTGACCGGCGGCGAATACCGCAGCGTCGACGCGGGTACGGTGCTCACGGACCTCGCGATTCAGGCCCAGCTCGCGGGCAACGACCGGATCGGTCTCACGGCCACGGCGTCGGACCAGGACCAGGGCAAGCTCAAGGCCGCCGGAGCGATCCGACTGGGGCACAGCGTGAACGTGGACCTGCGCATCGACGATGCCACACTGATCCGGCGTGACGACATCACCGCGCGCCTGAGCGGCGCCGCGACGCTCGACGGCACGTTCGAGCACCTGGCGCTTCGCGGCGACCTGCGGGTGAACCGGGCCGAGTACCGCCTCGAGGACGCGCCGCCCCCGGAGGTGGTGGCGCTCGAAGGCATCCGCATCGAGGGAGCGCCCGAGGACCGGCGAGAAGACGGACCGGCGCTCCTGTCTCTCGACCTCACGGTGCGGTCCGAGCGCGGCGTGTTCATACGGGGACGCGGCGTCGATTCCGAATGGAACACGGACCTGAGGGTCACGGGAGCGCCCACGGCTCCGGTGCTCACGGGCACGCTCCAGAGCGTCCGCGGGGGGCTCGACTTGCTCGGCAAACCGTTTGACCTGACGCAGGGCCGGATCGTGTTCGACGGCAGCCCCGAACCGGAACCACGCATCGACGTGAGACTGGAACGGACCACGGACACGCATCAGGGCGGACTGCACCTGAACGGCCGCGCGACGAATCCAAGGATACGGTTCGTCTCACAATCGGGACTGCCCGAGGAGGAAGTGCTGCCGCGGCTCCTCTTCGGGGCCTCCCGGCAGTCGCTCACCGTGGCGCAGGCGATCCAGCTTTCCGTGGCCCTCGCCCAACTGTTCGGCGAGGGGACCGGCTTCGGGCTGCAGGAGCGCCTGCGCACGGCGGCACGGCTGGACGACCTGCAACTGTCCGGCACCGACGCCGATTCCGTGTCCGTGACCGTGGGCAAGAACCTCGGGGACGTCTTCGTCGGCGCCAGACAGAGCCTGCTGGGCAGACGCTCGTCCATCGTGGTCGAGTTGAACCTGTCCGACAACCTGATGGTGGACAGCGAGCTCACCAACGAACGGGGCTCGAACATCGGCGTCCGCTGGCACATGGACTTCTGA
- a CDS encoding isochorismatase family protein, translated as MIKHVVLIKLKPEASPDQIDRMIAGYNSMKESIPDLLSWSMGPNLRRDGDYDYAMVAVCEDAESLQRYVDHPMHRKVAQELGRPLFESREIADFEFDPEEEMWEPQVQEVWTELSDTVEPAHTALVVIDVQNDFCAPGGARMKGDLSFVEAMREPLKIMVEAARAAGVPVIYTQTSNDEVHDNGPILARRARVGLANAKYTVPGTPGWDVCDFVAPAPGDVRVKKWHHSGFTNPKMDATLGRLGIKTLVFTGAATNGCVEATVRDAFARGYYNVVLEDCVAAYDADLQRYSLKNMATHFALVSTSREVQRVWAEQGVLAG; from the coding sequence ATGATCAAGCACGTCGTTCTCATCAAGCTAAAGCCCGAGGCATCCCCCGATCAGATCGACCGCATGATCGCGGGCTACAACTCCATGAAGGAATCCATCCCGGACCTGCTGAGCTGGTCCATGGGACCCAACCTGCGCCGCGACGGCGACTACGACTACGCCATGGTCGCCGTGTGCGAAGACGCGGAGAGCCTTCAGCGCTACGTCGACCACCCGATGCACCGGAAAGTGGCGCAGGAGCTGGGACGGCCCCTCTTCGAGTCGCGCGAGATCGCGGACTTCGAGTTCGACCCGGAAGAGGAGATGTGGGAGCCCCAGGTGCAGGAGGTGTGGACCGAGCTGTCGGACACGGTGGAGCCCGCGCACACGGCGCTGGTGGTGATCGACGTGCAGAACGACTTCTGCGCTCCCGGGGGCGCGCGCATGAAGGGCGACCTGAGCTTCGTCGAAGCCATGCGCGAGCCCCTGAAAATCATGGTGGAAGCGGCGCGGGCCGCGGGCGTGCCGGTGATCTACACGCAGACCTCGAACGACGAGGTGCACGACAACGGCCCGATCCTGGCGCGGCGCGCGCGGGTGGGATTGGCCAACGCCAAGTATACCGTTCCGGGAACCCCGGGGTGGGACGTCTGTGACTTCGTCGCGCCCGCTCCCGGCGACGTCAGGGTGAAGAAGTGGCACCACAGCGGCTTCACCAACCCCAAGATGGACGCCACGCTGGGCCGCTTGGGCATCAAGACCCTGGTGTTCACCGGCGCCGCCACCAACGGCTGCGTCGAGGCCACGGTGCGGGACGCCTTCGCCCGGGGCTACTACAACGTGGTGCTGGAGGACTGCGTGGCCGCCTACGACGCCGACCTGCAGCGCTACTCGCTCAAGAACATGGCCACGCATTTCGCCCTCGTAAGCACGAGCCGGGAGGTGCAGCGCGTGTGGGCGGAACAGGGCGTGCTGGCGGGCTAG
- a CDS encoding CmcJ/NvfI family oxidoreductase codes for MATAAAENLEDMVETSFNYMVHRGPRPITTFEKPSLGYPHKDREYETHTALVRNGRQHPELCIERNGFALRPQPTKVTDFFDEDQVRAVYYPEMEALIKEHTGACRVLIFDHTLRSGYEEKGAKGPVQNVHNDYTEWSGPERVRDLLPDEAEELLKKRFAVVQVWRGMLNPVLRSPLAMCDAQSIATEDLIPTVRPHPNRLGETYHLTYNPAHRFYYFPDMQPDEAIVFKCYDSKTDGRARFSAHSAFEHPNTPADAPPRESIEIRTLAFFDE; via the coding sequence ATGGCCACAGCCGCAGCCGAGAACCTCGAAGACATGGTCGAAACGAGCTTCAACTACATGGTTCACAGGGGCCCCCGGCCCATCACGACGTTCGAGAAACCCAGCCTCGGCTACCCGCACAAGGACCGGGAGTACGAGACCCATACGGCGCTGGTCCGTAACGGGCGCCAGCACCCCGAGCTCTGCATCGAGCGCAACGGCTTCGCCCTGAGACCCCAGCCCACGAAGGTGACCGACTTCTTCGACGAGGACCAGGTCCGCGCGGTGTACTATCCCGAGATGGAAGCGCTGATCAAGGAGCACACCGGTGCCTGCCGGGTGCTGATCTTCGACCACACCCTGCGCTCCGGCTACGAGGAAAAAGGCGCCAAGGGACCGGTGCAGAACGTGCACAACGACTACACCGAGTGGTCCGGCCCCGAGCGCGTGCGCGACCTCCTGCCCGACGAGGCGGAGGAGTTGCTCAAGAAACGGTTCGCGGTGGTCCAGGTGTGGCGCGGCATGCTCAACCCGGTGCTGCGCTCGCCGCTGGCCATGTGCGACGCCCAGAGCATCGCCACCGAGGACCTGATCCCGACGGTACGGCCGCATCCCAACCGGCTCGGCGAGACCTACCACCTGACCTACAACCCGGCGCACCGCTTCTACTACTTCCCGGACATGCAGCCGGACGAGGCCATCGTCTTCAAGTGTTACGACTCGAAGACGGACGGCCGGGCGCGCTTCTCCGCGCACTCCGCCTTCGAGCATCCCAACACACCGGCGGACGCGCCGCCGCGGGAGAGCATCGAGATCCGCACCCTGGCGTTCTTCGACGAATAG
- a CDS encoding spermidine/putrescine ABC transporter substrate-binding protein, with translation MPPFPESRLTRRRFLGGAVAAAALSILPRDSFAGEEPKLNFYNWDDYIGETTLADFKGRTGITVRLDLFVDNGELFARLKAGNPGYDVIVPTNDFLERMIAHDMLMPLDHAAIPNMANIEPAFRDAAFDPGRRHSVPYLWGTMGIGYRKSRCDGIPDSWRWLYQSDRYSGRGALLSDAGSVLGAAFKYLGHPLNTADPRIIKMAEDLIIAQKPHLKRFAPDTGQDLLLSGEVDIVMEWNGDILQAMEEDDDIAYVVPREGSAVWEDVLAIPRGAPHPGNAHAFMNFILEAHVGAAIADAVRYATPNAAAKALLPPSYREDPVIFPSEATLKTCEPGRYAGPETARLYDAAWTRIQAA, from the coding sequence ATGCCTCCGTTTCCCGAATCTCGCCTGACACGCCGCCGCTTCCTCGGGGGAGCGGTGGCGGCGGCAGCCCTCTCGATCCTGCCACGGGACAGCTTCGCCGGGGAGGAGCCCAAGCTCAATTTCTACAATTGGGACGACTATATCGGCGAGACCACCCTGGCGGACTTCAAGGGCCGAACCGGCATCACGGTCCGCCTGGACCTCTTTGTGGACAATGGCGAGCTGTTTGCGAGGCTGAAGGCGGGCAATCCCGGTTACGACGTGATCGTGCCCACCAACGATTTCCTCGAGCGCATGATCGCACACGACATGCTGATGCCCCTGGACCATGCGGCCATCCCGAACATGGCCAATATCGAGCCCGCCTTCCGGGATGCCGCCTTCGACCCCGGCCGCCGCCACTCCGTTCCCTACCTGTGGGGAACGATGGGCATCGGTTACCGCAAGTCCCGTTGCGACGGGATACCCGACAGTTGGCGCTGGCTCTACCAGTCCGACCGCTACAGCGGCCGCGGCGCGCTTCTGAGCGACGCGGGCTCGGTGCTGGGCGCTGCCTTCAAGTACCTGGGGCATCCGCTCAATACGGCGGACCCGAGGATCATCAAGATGGCGGAGGACTTGATTATCGCGCAGAAGCCGCACCTCAAGCGGTTCGCGCCGGACACCGGGCAGGACCTGCTGCTCTCGGGCGAGGTGGACATCGTCATGGAGTGGAACGGGGACATCCTCCAGGCGATGGAGGAGGACGACGACATCGCCTACGTCGTGCCCCGCGAGGGGTCGGCGGTGTGGGAGGATGTACTGGCCATCCCGCGCGGCGCGCCGCATCCCGGGAACGCGCACGCCTTCATGAACTTCATCCTGGAAGCCCACGTTGGCGCCGCGATCGCGGACGCCGTGCGCTATGCGACGCCCAATGCCGCGGCCAAGGCGTTGCTACCGCCAAGCTACCGGGAGGATCCCGTGATCTTCCCGAGCGAGGCGACGCTCAAGACCTGCGAGCCAGGCCGCTATGCGGGACCGGAGACGGCGCGGCTCTACGACGCGGCCTGGACCCGGATCCAGGCGGCCTGA
- a CDS encoding thiamine pyrophosphate-binding protein — translation MSKAEKIEAPEIKKSDRKWQSDVIVDMVKRYGFEYIALNPGASYRGLHDSLVNYGENDPPMMLCNHEKIAVQIAHGYARASGKPMIAIVHNLVGLLHAPMGIYYAYLDRAPIFIMGATGPMEEPKRRPFIDWIHSASVQGEAIRHYVKWDSQPTTIDAVPGAFARAYAVMMSGKQGPIYMCYDAGLQEAALDHDVTMPPEDNVQVPAQAMADPTALEKAADTLAAAKRPVIVADFAARPPHGWDHVVELAETLGAAVWDCDSRLNFPSEHPLNLSMDSEGCYKDADVVLTLDIADFEKPTHVRDIATRTVVSMVPEDATWIDIGYTDTEISKWAMTYARPFYAHQRMTADPVTAAPALTKLLKERIAATPGRAGQIAKRTEEVGKRHAEIRAEWLKQAKEDRWDAVPMTVPRLALEVWDAIKDEDWVLTSGTLHDWARRLWNFDQPYRHGGRELGTGTQIGISLGVALAHRGKGRLVVDLQPDGDLMFDAGSLWIAAKYQIPMLIVMYNNRAYYNDWNHQIVMARNRGTDPDRAHIGMDLCGPDPDFATMARSMGWYGEGPIEDAADLRPALDRAIAQVKQGKPALVDTVTQRR, via the coding sequence ATGAGCAAGGCGGAAAAGATCGAGGCGCCCGAGATCAAGAAGTCGGACCGCAAGTGGCAGTCGGACGTCATCGTGGACATGGTCAAGCGCTACGGGTTCGAGTACATCGCGCTCAATCCCGGGGCCAGCTACCGGGGGCTACACGACTCGCTGGTGAACTACGGCGAGAACGACCCGCCGATGATGCTGTGCAACCACGAGAAAATCGCGGTGCAGATCGCCCACGGCTACGCCCGCGCCAGCGGCAAGCCGATGATCGCCATCGTCCATAACCTCGTGGGGCTGCTGCACGCGCCCATGGGGATCTACTACGCCTACCTGGACCGGGCGCCGATCTTCATCATGGGCGCCACCGGCCCCATGGAAGAGCCCAAGCGGCGGCCGTTTATCGACTGGATCCATTCGGCCAGCGTTCAGGGCGAGGCCATCCGCCACTACGTCAAGTGGGACTCCCAGCCCACCACCATCGACGCCGTCCCCGGCGCGTTCGCGCGCGCCTATGCGGTGATGATGAGCGGCAAGCAGGGGCCCATCTACATGTGCTATGACGCCGGTCTCCAGGAAGCGGCGCTCGACCACGACGTGACCATGCCGCCGGAGGACAACGTGCAGGTGCCGGCGCAGGCCATGGCGGACCCCACCGCGTTGGAGAAGGCGGCGGACACGCTGGCCGCGGCCAAACGCCCGGTCATCGTGGCGGACTTCGCCGCCCGCCCGCCCCACGGCTGGGACCACGTGGTGGAGCTGGCGGAGACCCTGGGCGCGGCGGTGTGGGACTGCGACTCGCGCCTCAACTTCCCCAGCGAGCATCCGCTCAACCTGAGCATGGACAGCGAGGGCTGCTACAAGGACGCGGACGTGGTCCTGACGCTGGACATCGCGGACTTCGAGAAGCCCACCCACGTGCGCGACATCGCCACCCGCACGGTGGTGAGCATGGTGCCGGAAGACGCCACCTGGATCGACATCGGCTATACCGACACGGAGATCAGCAAGTGGGCCATGACCTACGCGCGGCCGTTCTACGCGCACCAGCGCATGACCGCGGACCCGGTGACCGCGGCGCCGGCCCTTACGAAGCTCCTGAAGGAGCGCATCGCCGCCACCCCGGGCCGGGCCGGGCAGATCGCCAAGAGGACCGAAGAGGTCGGCAAGCGCCACGCCGAGATCCGAGCTGAATGGCTCAAGCAGGCGAAGGAGGACCGCTGGGACGCGGTGCCCATGACCGTACCGCGGCTGGCGCTGGAGGTGTGGGACGCCATCAAGGACGAGGACTGGGTGCTGACCTCCGGCACGCTCCACGACTGGGCGCGGCGGCTGTGGAACTTCGACCAACCCTACCGCCACGGCGGCCGCGAGCTGGGCACCGGCACGCAGATCGGTATCTCCCTGGGGGTGGCCCTGGCTCACCGGGGCAAGGGAAGGCTGGTGGTGGACCTCCAGCCCGACGGCGACCTGATGTTCGACGCCGGCAGCCTGTGGATCGCCGCCAAGTACCAGATCCCGATGCTCATCGTCATGTACAACAACCGCGCCTACTACAACGACTGGAACCACCAGATCGTCATGGCGCGCAACCGCGGCACCGACCCGGACCGAGCCCACATCGGCATGGACCTGTGCGGACCGGACCCCGACTTCGCCACCATGGCCCGTTCCATGGGCTGGTACGGTGAGGGGCCCATCGAGGACGCCGCCGATCTCCGGCCGGCCCTGGACCGCGCCATCGCGCAGGTCAAGCAGGGGAAGCCGGCGCTGGTGGACACGGTGACCCAGCGACGCTGA
- a CDS encoding thiamine pyrophosphate-binding protein, whose protein sequence is MSEIKKSDQRWQSDVIVDLMKLYDIPYVALNPGASYRGLHDSMVNYGENDPEMLLCNHEKIAVQIAHGYAKASGKPMIAIVHDVVGLLHAPMGVYYAYIDRCPVFVIGATGPMDEKYRRPFIDWIHTAFAQGDAVRNFTKWDYQPGSIHGVPDSFARAYSIMMSEPQGPIYMCYDSALQETPLTDDITIPSASAVKVPSRIAPEQAVVAEAAEMLVKADNPLLLTEYAAHMPVGYEPTVALAETVGASVFDVCKRLGFPNRHPLSMSFNPDAFAGVDLVLALDVVDWTRGSHKLNTQTREVTVVTTPDCKWVDAGFADIEISKWATDYNKHNNWDLRVMGDTSITIPALTQACGALIDADAALKGRVEERKKALADKHETQWAKWQQQVEKEMDQRPMTESRLAYEVWQAIKDEDWVLTAGTLKDWVQKIWDFDKPYRHPGRELGTGTQIGMSIGVALAHKGQGRLVVDLQPDGDLMFDLGALWMPIKYDIPMLVIMYNNRAYYNDWAHQIHMAHQRGTDPDRAYIGMDLEAPPPDFAHIARGMGWYAEGPIEDPAEVVPAVRRAIEQVKAGKPALVDPIVWRRDINT, encoded by the coding sequence ATGTCGGAAATCAAGAAATCGGACCAGCGCTGGCAGTCGGACGTCATCGTCGACCTCATGAAGCTCTACGACATCCCCTATGTCGCCCTCAACCCGGGGGCGAGCTATCGGGGGCTCCACGACTCCATGGTGAACTACGGCGAGAACGATCCCGAGATGCTGTTGTGCAACCACGAAAAGATCGCGGTGCAGATCGCCCACGGCTACGCCAAGGCCTCGGGGAAACCCATGATCGCCATCGTGCACGACGTGGTGGGGCTGCTGCACGCGCCCATGGGCGTCTACTACGCCTACATCGACCGCTGCCCGGTGTTCGTCATCGGCGCCACCGGCCCCATGGACGAGAAATACCGGCGTCCGTTCATCGACTGGATCCACACGGCCTTCGCCCAGGGTGACGCCGTGCGGAACTTCACCAAGTGGGACTATCAGCCCGGCAGCATCCACGGCGTGCCGGACTCCTTCGCCCGGGCCTACTCGATCATGATGAGCGAGCCCCAGGGGCCCATCTACATGTGCTACGACTCGGCGCTGCAGGAGACCCCGCTCACCGACGACATCACGATCCCGTCCGCGTCCGCGGTCAAGGTGCCGTCGCGCATCGCGCCGGAGCAGGCGGTGGTGGCCGAGGCCGCGGAGATGCTGGTGAAGGCGGACAACCCGTTGCTGCTCACCGAGTACGCCGCGCACATGCCGGTGGGCTATGAGCCCACGGTGGCGCTGGCGGAGACGGTAGGGGCGTCGGTCTTCGATGTGTGCAAGCGGCTGGGTTTCCCCAACCGCCATCCTCTCAGCATGAGCTTCAACCCCGACGCGTTCGCGGGCGTGGACCTGGTGTTGGCGCTGGACGTGGTGGACTGGACCCGCGGCTCTCACAAGCTCAACACCCAGACCCGCGAGGTCACGGTGGTGACGACGCCGGACTGCAAATGGGTCGACGCCGGCTTCGCCGACATCGAGATCAGCAAGTGGGCCACCGACTACAACAAGCACAACAACTGGGACCTGCGGGTCATGGGGGACACCTCCATCACCATCCCGGCGCTCACCCAGGCCTGCGGCGCCCTCATCGACGCCGACGCGGCGCTGAAGGGGCGCGTCGAGGAGCGCAAGAAAGCGCTGGCGGACAAGCACGAAACCCAGTGGGCCAAGTGGCAGCAGCAGGTCGAGAAGGAAATGGACCAGCGGCCCATGACGGAATCCCGGCTCGCCTACGAGGTGTGGCAGGCGATCAAGGACGAGGACTGGGTGCTGACCGCGGGGACTCTGAAGGACTGGGTCCAGAAGATCTGGGACTTCGACAAGCCCTACCGGCACCCGGGCCGTGAGCTGGGCACCGGCACCCAGATCGGCATGTCCATCGGCGTGGCGCTGGCCCACAAGGGGCAGGGCAGGCTGGTGGTGGACCTCCAGCCCGACGGCGACCTGATGTTCGACCTGGGCGCGCTGTGGATGCCCATCAAGTACGACATCCCCATGCTGGTGATCATGTACAACAACCGTGCCTACTACAACGACTGGGCGCACCAGATCCACATGGCCCACCAGCGCGGCACCGACCCCGACCGGGCTTACATCGGCATGGACCTGGAGGCGCCTCCGCCCGACTTCGCCCACATCGCAAGGGGCATGGGCTGGTACGCCGAAGGCCCCATCGAGGACCCCGCCGAGGTGGTGCCGGCGGTGCGCCGGGCCATCGAGCAGGTCAAGGCCGGCAAGCCCGCGCTGGTAGACCCCATCGTCTGGCGCCGGGACATCAACACCTGA